Part of the Paenibacillus aurantius genome, ATTTTCAGATAATACATATAGGGGGAGGGATTCATCGTTCTCAGCACCCGGTACACCTGCAGGGGCGAAACGGCGGTCTCAATCTCAAAGCGCTGGGATAGCACCACCTGAAAAATATCCCCGGCCCGGATGTATTCCTTCGCCTGCTCGACATTGGAGATGAATTTCTCTTTGGTGACGTTCGATTGGATTTCCCCCAGCTCCACTTCTTCCGGAATGGTGTGCTGGGTCAGGTGCGAAGGGGCCAGCGGTCTTCTCAGCTTCTCGATCGTGGCGTCGATTCGGGCACAGGTCCGGTTGTATTCCTCGGCAATTTCCGCATCGGAGGCAAACGGAGGGACATGCACATTCGCGATAACCTTCAGCTGCTGCTTGAAGTGGTCGAAGACGACCAGCTGGTCGCAGAACATGAACTGAATGTCGTTCATTTGCAGATCGTCCGTCCGGTGCTTCGGAAGGTTCTCATAATACTGAAGGAGATCGTATCCGAAAAAGCCGACCGCCCCTCCGGTCAATCGGGGCATATCCGGCAGGGAAGGACTGCGGTAAGCCCTCAGGTAGGCTTTCAGCACCTCCAGCGGCTTCTCGTGATGGACCTTCGTCTCCGAGCCCTTCGTGACTTCGATCGCTCCGTTCTTTCCGCGGATCATCAGGAAGGGATCGGTCCCGATAAAGGAATAACGCGCCCATTTAACCCCGCCTTCCACACTTTCCAGCAGAAACGCCCGGGGCTCCTCGTGAAATTGCTGAAACACGCGAATCGGGGTTTCGGTGTCCGCCAGCAAATGCCGGACAACGGGAATCAGGTTGAAGGTTTTGGCGTAGCGGATAATCTCCTGCAGCTCAGGGGTATACATGGGCACCTCTCCTTTGGTATGGGGGAGTTGATGATTTAAACAAAAAAACCTCTGCCGGAAGGCAGAGGCAAACGTTGTAATATGTAAGGAGTTCGGAATAGTCAAATAAATCGGACATGGCCCAAGAAGCCCGTGCTTCTCATCCTGTCTCCCTCGACTCCGCTCAACATATCTCAACTCATCTCAACTCTTCTTCCTTCATATTACCTTACCTGACGACGATCCGTCAATGCCTGGAAAGCAGCCTTTACCCTTTCGCCTGTACAATATCGGGACGTAGGCTTTTGGCTTCATTTAAATAAACATGGCGGATTTCGTTCTGTTTCTTGGTGGTGTTAATATGAACCATCAGTCGAATGCATTTCGGCAGGCTCGGCTTCACCGGGATCTCGATGGAGCACATCAAGGGGACCAGCTCCCAGCCGCCCATCTGGCGAATGGCTCTCGCCGGGAACGTGGCGGTCAAATCTTCCGTTGTCGTGATGAAGACACTCGCGATGTCTTCCGGAACCACGTCGTTCTCCACTACAATCTGATTCAGCATCTCGATGGTCGCCTGCAAGATTTCTTGCTCTTCATTGTTCTCCACGGTAGTCGCACCGCGAATTCCACGTACCCACATCATCTAGGCCTCCCGCTTCAGTTCTTCCACTACTTCTCTGACCCACTCGACCGGAACCTGCTTGTTGATTTCAACCCGGCCGATTTCCGTAGGCAGGACAAAGACCGTGCGGCCTTCCTTAAATTTCTTGTCGTGCATCATCGCTTTCATAATCCGGTCGGTATCGAGGTGCTCCGGCAGCCGGACCGGCAGTCCGAATTTGGCCAGAATGCGCTTCGTCTCGGTGTAGATCCGTACCGAACGGCCCATTCTCACAGCCAGCTTAGCAGAGCCGACCATTCCGATGGAAATGGCTTCCCCGTGAAGAAGCTCGTTGTAGCCGGCGACCGCTTCCAGTGCATGACCTATCGTGTGGCCGAGGTTAAGAATAGCCCTCAGGTCGTTTTCCTTCTCATCTTGGGAAACGACATACGCTTTGACCTGGCAGCCCATGTATAGGCCGTATTCCAGCTTATCATGCTCAAGGGCCAGAATCTCCTCCGCATGCTGATCCAGCCAAGCCGTAAATTCCGCATCCCAGATCAAGCCGTGCTTGATCATTTCGGATAACCCGGCGCGAATCTCGCGCTCGGGAAGCGTCCGAAGCGTGGCCGTATCGTAGAGAACGAGCTCGGGCTGATGAAATGCACCGATAATGTTCTTCGCCTTCGGATGATTGACGGCAACCTTGCCGCCGACGCTGCTGTCATGAGCAAGAATGGTTGTAGGAATCTGAACGAAACGGATTCCTCTCATGTAGCTTGCGGCCACGAAGCCGGCGAGGTCCCCCACAACACCGCCGCCAAGAGCCACGATGGCGGAGCTTCGGTCGAGGCCCGCATCCAAGGCAGCACCGATAATGTCCTCGAGTACGCTGAGGGCTTTGGACCTTTCTCCTGCGGCTACCACGTAAGAGGCGACTTGATAGCCGCCCGCCATTAGACTTTGCGTTATCCGATCCAGATACACGGGAGCCACATGCTCGTCGGTAACGATCATTAAAGGAGAAGCTTTGCGAATGTCATGCTTCTCGAACAAGGAAGCGATCTCGTCGAGGATTCCCTCTCCAATGTAGATGGGATAGGAACGGTCCCTTAAGTTAACCTGCAGCTCTCTCATCCTAGTAGCTCTCCACTTGGGCTTGGTAATTCGCCAGGTTCGCCCGAATTTCTTCGATGGAGTCCCCGCCGAATTTTTCCATGAAAGCTTGCGCGATCTCCCAAGCCACCACATTCTCCATGATGACGCCCGCTGCCGGAACGGCACATGTATCGGAGCGTTCTACTTGAGCGGTGAACGTTTCCTTCGTATCAATGTCAACGCTTTGAAGGGCCTTATAGAGGGTCGAGATCGGCTTCATGACGCCGCGTACGACAACCGGCTCTCCCGTGGTCATTCCGCCTTCCAAACCGCCGGCGCGGTTGGAAGCCCGGTGGAAGCCCTTCTCTTCATTATAGCGGATTTCGTCATGGACCTTAGAGCCCCGGAGCGACGCCGCCTCGAAGCCGATGCCGAATTCCACGCCTTTGAATGCTTGTATGGAGAGCACCGCCTGGGCAATCCGCCCATCGAGCTTCCGATCCCATTGGACGTGGCTGCCGAGTCCGACCGGCACTCCTTCCACAATGACTTCCACAATGCCGCCTAACGTATCCCCGTCTTCCTTGGCCGCATCGATAGCCGCAATCATCTTCGCTTCCGCTTCTTTGTCCGCTACCCGTACCGGAGACTCTTCCGTCATTCGGATCAGTTCATCCAAGGAGAGGTCGGACCGCTTCGCTTCCACATCGCCGATGCGCAGAACCTGTCCGGCCACCTTAATCCCGAATTCGGCCAACAGCTCCCGAGCCAAAGCTCCGACCGCTACGCGGGCC contains:
- the trpE gene encoding anthranilate synthase component I, giving the protein MYTPELQEIIRYAKTFNLIPVVRHLLADTETPIRVFQQFHEEPRAFLLESVEGGVKWARYSFIGTDPFLMIRGKNGAIEVTKGSETKVHHEKPLEVLKAYLRAYRSPSLPDMPRLTGGAVGFFGYDLLQYYENLPKHRTDDLQMNDIQFMFCDQLVVFDHFKQQLKVIANVHVPPFASDAEIAEEYNRTCARIDATIEKLRRPLAPSHLTQHTIPEEVELGEIQSNVTKEKFISNVEQAKEYIRAGDIFQVVLSQRFEIETAVSPLQVYRVLRTMNPSPYMYYLKMDDEVIVGTSPELLVRVEDHKVETRPIAGTRPRGRTTEEDLALEKELLADEKERAEHLMLVDLGRNDIGRVAKFGTVKCDTFMEVERYSHVMHIVSNVVGTIREDKDFFDAFISCLPAGTVSGAPKLRAMEIIAELENESRGAYAGAIGYLGFSGNLDTCITIRTIIFKNGKAYVQAGAGIVWDSVPEKEFEETENKAKALLKSIRMAEAIFTGKKEQPAEINSDYFVQL
- the aroH gene encoding chorismate mutase, whose protein sequence is MWVRGIRGATTVENNEEQEILQATIEMLNQIVVENDVVPEDIASVFITTTEDLTATFPARAIRQMGGWELVPLMCSIEIPVKPSLPKCIRLMVHINTTKKQNEIRHVYLNEAKSLRPDIVQAKG
- the aroB gene encoding 3-dehydroquinate synthase, yielding MRELQVNLRDRSYPIYIGEGILDEIASLFEKHDIRKASPLMIVTDEHVAPVYLDRITQSLMAGGYQVASYVVAAGERSKALSVLEDIIGAALDAGLDRSSAIVALGGGVVGDLAGFVAASYMRGIRFVQIPTTILAHDSSVGGKVAVNHPKAKNIIGAFHQPELVLYDTATLRTLPEREIRAGLSEMIKHGLIWDAEFTAWLDQHAEEILALEHDKLEYGLYMGCQVKAYVVSQDEKENDLRAILNLGHTIGHALEAVAGYNELLHGEAISIGMVGSAKLAVRMGRSVRIYTETKRILAKFGLPVRLPEHLDTDRIMKAMMHDKKFKEGRTVFVLPTEIGRVEINKQVPVEWVREVVEELKREA
- the aroC gene encoding chorismate synthase: MRYLTAGETHGPQLTAIIEGMPSNLKVALDNINFQLARRQKGYGRGLRMQIEKDTAQLKGGVRHGQTTGAPIALVVENNDWKHWTKIMGSEPVDEDNEGRRRVHRPRPGHADLNGGLKYNQKDLRNILERSSARETTARVAVGALARELLAEFGIKVAGQVLRIGDVEAKRSDLSLDELIRMTEESPVRVADKEAEAKMIAAIDAAKEDGDTLGGIVEVIVEGVPVGLGSHVQWDRKLDGRIAQAVLSIQAFKGVEFGIGFEAASLRGSKVHDEIRYNEEKGFHRASNRAGGLEGGMTTGEPVVVRGVMKPISTLYKALQSVDIDTKETFTAQVERSDTCAVPAAGVIMENVVAWEIAQAFMEKFGGDSIEEIRANLANYQAQVESY